From uncultured Desulfobacter sp., the proteins below share one genomic window:
- a CDS encoding phosphate ABC transporter substrate-binding protein gives MKQVFKLFPWFVVLIAITFTAGILSASELDAFKGEKGVLRIAGGTAHIPVMKEAAKRIMTMNSDIQITIAGGGSGAGIKQVGEGLVDIGNSGRKATDEEVSKYNLSMYKWAIDGVGTVVHPSNPVNVLSSEQLKGIYAGKIVNWKEVGGEDRPINIYTRDKSSGTRAVFWKKALGKGDISGKANFVASNGAMKAAVTNDPYAIGYVSVGYMDETVAPIALDGVIPTLKTVQSGEYKVARGLYSNTKGEYTGLAKKLITYLLSPEGQKIVSEMGFIPVN, from the coding sequence ATGAAACAGGTTTTTAAACTGTTCCCATGGTTCGTTGTATTGATCGCAATTACATTTACTGCTGGTATCTTAAGTGCGTCTGAGCTTGATGCATTTAAAGGCGAAAAAGGGGTGTTGCGCATCGCTGGGGGCACAGCCCATATTCCAGTCATGAAAGAGGCTGCCAAGCGGATTATGACAATGAATTCCGATATCCAGATCACCATTGCCGGAGGCGGATCCGGTGCCGGGATCAAACAGGTGGGAGAAGGCTTAGTGGACATCGGCAACTCCGGTCGTAAAGCTACGGATGAAGAAGTTTCAAAGTATAATCTTTCTATGTATAAATGGGCCATTGACGGAGTGGGCACGGTGGTTCACCCGTCAAATCCGGTCAACGTGCTTTCCAGTGAACAGCTCAAGGGCATCTATGCCGGGAAAATTGTAAACTGGAAGGAAGTTGGCGGTGAAGACCGGCCTATCAATATTTACACAAGGGATAAGTCTTCGGGTACTCGTGCGGTTTTTTGGAAAAAAGCATTGGGTAAAGGGGATATTTCCGGGAAAGCCAATTTTGTTGCGTCCAACGGTGCCATGAAAGCGGCTGTTACCAATGATCCCTATGCCATTGGATACGTCTCTGTGGGGTATATGGATGAAACAGTTGCACCGATCGCTCTGGACGGGGTCATTCCTACTTTGAAAACGGTTCAATCCGGCGAATACAAAGTTGCCAGAGGTCTTTACAGCAATACCAAAGGCGAATATACAGGGCTTGCCAAAAAATTGATCACCTACCTGCTTAGTCCCGAAGGCCAGAAGATTGTTTCCGAGATGGGATTCATTCCTGTCAACTAA
- a CDS encoding ABC transporter permease subunit has product MSFKDKCAPAVFAGASFLCAAVTLCVLGFMVMLSLPVLKSGMLWTILTDSWSPDHGRFGIFAMIAGTFYIASLSLIISLPISLGCSFFMQITHKGPAGRLLKKFVQFMTAIPTVIYGFVGVFLLVPLVRDFFSHGSGLSILTASIMLGLLISPTMILFFCASFERVPKIYTDAVDSLGSTPFQKLFYVILPQAWPGVLTGLILAFGRAMGDTLVALMLSGNSVMMPASVLDSARTLTAHIAMIIAADFDSIEFKTIFVSGAVLYLMTGLGIFLARMSGRRIE; this is encoded by the coding sequence ATGTCGTTCAAAGATAAATGTGCACCGGCAGTTTTTGCCGGTGCCTCTTTTTTATGTGCGGCTGTCACCCTGTGTGTCTTGGGGTTCATGGTGATGTTGAGCCTGCCTGTCCTTAAAAGCGGCATGCTCTGGACGATCCTGACCGACTCCTGGTCGCCGGACCATGGCCGGTTCGGCATTTTCGCCATGATTGCAGGCACCTTTTATATCGCCTCTTTAAGTCTTATCATCAGTTTGCCCATCAGCCTTGGTTGTTCTTTTTTTATGCAGATCACCCATAAAGGGCCGGCGGGCCGGTTGCTTAAAAAGTTCGTTCAGTTCATGACTGCCATTCCCACGGTGATTTACGGATTTGTGGGAGTGTTTCTGCTGGTCCCCCTTGTCCGGGATTTTTTTTCCCATGGATCAGGTCTGAGTATTTTGACTGCATCCATTATGCTTGGCCTGCTTATTTCCCCCACCATGATTCTATTTTTTTGTGCAAGCTTTGAACGGGTACCCAAAATTTATACGGATGCTGTGGATTCTCTTGGATCCACTCCTTTTCAGAAATTGTTTTACGTGATTTTACCCCAGGCTTGGCCCGGAGTGTTGACCGGGTTGATTTTGGCTTTTGGCCGGGCCATGGGGGACACCCTGGTGGCCCTGATGCTCAGCGGAAACAGCGTTATGATGCCGGCATCTGTTTTGGATTCGGCCAGAACACTGACCGCCCACATTGCCATGATCATTGCTGCGGATTTTGACAGCATTGAATTTAAGACCATATTTGTCAGCGGTGCTGTTTTGTATTTGATGACAGGTCTCGGAATTTTTTTGGCGCGTATGTCCGGACGGAGAATAGAATAA
- a CDS encoding ABC transporter permease subunit yields MSQSLPDRLLSFFSWTCALLLAAGVCIIIGFLILKGGRALNLDLIFADTRPLDAILLKRQVFGGLFPAMAGTFLLIILSVGIALPLGLCAGIYLAEYASSNARIVFGFMVDLLAGIPSIVVGLFGFSITIFLHHFYNSRIYPCLLISALSLAFLVLPYIIKTTQGAIERIPILTRLTAPGLGATKLQNVLLVLLPLSLSDIVSGVVLAIGRCAEDTAVIMLTGVVATAGVPKSLFASFEALPFFIYYTASEYTDPTELVKGYGAALILLLICSILFIFAHLIKTLIDRRAGIMG; encoded by the coding sequence ATGTCACAGAGCTTACCTGACAGGCTGTTATCCTTTTTTTCCTGGACCTGCGCTTTACTGCTTGCCGCCGGCGTTTGTATCATTATCGGTTTTTTGATCCTGAAAGGCGGGCGAGCCCTGAATCTTGATCTTATTTTTGCCGATACCCGTCCTCTGGATGCAATCCTGCTTAAACGCCAGGTGTTCGGCGGCCTGTTTCCAGCCATGGCTGGTACGTTTCTGCTGATCATTCTATCCGTGGGTATTGCGCTGCCCTTGGGGCTCTGTGCCGGAATTTATCTGGCGGAATATGCCTCTTCAAATGCCAGGATCGTGTTTGGGTTTATGGTGGATCTTCTGGCTGGAATCCCTTCCATTGTTGTCGGATTGTTCGGCTTTTCCATTACCATTTTTTTACACCATTTTTACAACAGCCGAATTTATCCGTGTTTGTTGATTTCTGCCTTATCTCTTGCGTTTCTGGTGTTGCCCTATATCATCAAAACAACCCAGGGTGCCATTGAAAGAATACCAATTTTAACCCGGCTCACAGCACCTGGATTAGGTGCCACCAAACTGCAGAATGTGTTGTTGGTTCTGCTGCCTTTGTCTCTTTCGGACATTGTTTCCGGTGTGGTCCTTGCCATTGGACGGTGTGCAGAGGATACAGCCGTAATTATGCTTACCGGCGTGGTTGCCACCGCTGGTGTTCCCAAATCTCTTTTTGCAAGTTTCGAGGCTCTGCCGTTTTTTATATATTATACGGCATCGGAATACACGGACCCTACAGAATTGGTGAAAGGATATGGTGCTGCCTTAATCTTGCTTTTGATCTGTTCAATACTTTTTATATTTGCCCATCTCATCAAGACTCTGATTGATCGCAGGGCAGGAATCATGGGTTAG
- a CDS encoding ATP-binding cassette domain-containing protein, giving the protein MQTSVKVKIRDLYFYYRARTILENINIDIYENSITSITGPSGQGKSSFLTILNRLCHNMDGAKVDGKVTIDFGNGFENIFQKNYALPELRKRVGMVFQTPNPLPMSIYKNVAFPLKLAGYKNEDGIRQKAKKSLEHAFLWDEVKDRLSDDARLLSGGQQQRLCLARSIVLEPQVLLLDEPTSSLDETSVQVIEELLARLKNRCTIIMVSHYMDQVKRIADHQFILHNRQLIKSENL; this is encoded by the coding sequence ATGCAAACTTCGGTTAAAGTCAAAATCAGAGATCTCTATTTTTATTATAGGGCCCGGACTATTCTGGAAAATATTAATATTGATATTTATGAAAATTCAATTACATCAATTACCGGGCCGTCAGGGCAGGGCAAATCCTCATTTCTCACCATTTTGAATCGGCTGTGCCATAATATGGACGGGGCAAAGGTTGATGGAAAAGTCACCATTGATTTTGGCAACGGTTTTGAAAATATTTTCCAAAAAAACTATGCTTTACCTGAATTGCGAAAAAGAGTGGGGATGGTCTTTCAGACACCCAACCCATTGCCCATGAGTATATATAAAAATGTGGCATTCCCTTTGAAGCTTGCCGGATACAAAAATGAGGACGGCATCCGTCAAAAGGCAAAAAAATCCCTTGAACATGCGTTTTTATGGGACGAGGTCAAGGATCGCCTGTCCGATGATGCCCGCCTGCTTTCCGGTGGCCAGCAGCAACGGCTTTGCCTGGCGAGATCCATTGTTTTGGAGCCCCAGGTACTGCTGCTGGACGAACCCACCTCCAGTCTGGATGAAACCTCGGTTCAGGTCATTGAAGAACTCTTGGCCCGGCTGAAAAACAGATGTACGATCATAATGGTTTCCCATTACATGGATCAGGTGAAGCGCATTGCCGACCATCAGTTTATTTTGCACAATCGGCAACTAATAAAGTCTGAAAATTTATAA